A window of Nocardiopsis sp. Huas11 genomic DNA:
CAGGGAGCCCGTGCGTCTGGTGGACCGACACGGCCGCCGCGTGGGTCACTCCTCGTTCACCGCTCCCGACCCCGCGCGACTCGTCGAACTCCACCGCGCCATGCTCATCGGACGCCGCTTCAACCAACAGGCCGGCACGCTCGCCCGCCAGGGCCGCCTCGCCGTGTACCCGTCGTCGACGGGTCAGGAGGCGGCCCAGGTCGGCGGCGTGCTGGCACTGTCGGACCGGGACTGGCTCTTCCCCACCTACCGCGACAGTGTCGCCCTGGTCGCGCACGGCGTCGATCCGGTCCAGACCCTCACCCTCTTCCGCGGCGACTGGCACTGCGGCTACGACCCGCACCGCTACCGGTGCGCGCCCCAGTGCACGCCGCTGGCCACCAACGCCTCCCACGCGGTCGGCCTGACCTACGCGGCCCGCCGCAAGGGCCGCGACGTGGCCGCGCTCGCGATGATGGGCGACGGCGCCACGAGCGAGGGCGACGCCCACGAGGCCTACAACTTCGCCGCGGTGTGGAACACCCCCGTGGTGTTCCTGGTGCAGAACAACCACTGGGCGATCAGCGTGCCCCTGCGTCAGCAGACCGCCGCGCCCACCCTCGCGCACAAGGCCGTCGGGTACGGGATGAAGGGCTACCACGTCGACGGCAACGACGCGGCCGCCGTCCACGCGGTCGTCTCCCACGCCCTGGCCGAGGCGCGCGCCGGCGGCGGGCCCGCGCTCGTGGAGGCTGTCACCTACCGGGTGGACGCGCACACGAACGCCGACGCGCCCCAGCGCTACCGCGACCCCGCGGAGGTGGAGCACTGGAAGGAACGCGACCCCCTGATCCGCTCCGAGCGACTGATCCGCGACGAGGGGCTGATCGGCGACGCCGAGGAGACCGAGCGGGTCCTGGCCGCCTTCGGCGCCGAGGCCGACGGGATCGCCGACACCGTGCGCGAACGGTTGGCGGGCGAGGACGAACTCGATCCGCGGTCCCTGTTCACCGACGTCTACGCCACGGTCCCGCCCCTGCTGGAGCAGGAGCGCGCGGCGCTCGCCGACGAGCTGCGGGAGGTCTGATGGCGGCTGCGCCCACCAC
This region includes:
- a CDS encoding thiamine pyrophosphate-dependent enzyme: MKHTDERPSAPALPTREPVRLVDRHGRRVGHSSFTAPDPARLVELHRAMLIGRRFNQQAGTLARQGRLAVYPSSTGQEAAQVGGVLALSDRDWLFPTYRDSVALVAHGVDPVQTLTLFRGDWHCGYDPHRYRCAPQCTPLATNASHAVGLTYAARRKGRDVAALAMMGDGATSEGDAHEAYNFAAVWNTPVVFLVQNNHWAISVPLRQQTAAPTLAHKAVGYGMKGYHVDGNDAAAVHAVVSHALAEARAGGGPALVEAVTYRVDAHTNADAPQRYRDPAEVEHWKERDPLIRSERLIRDEGLIGDAEETERVLAAFGAEADGIADTVRERLAGEDELDPRSLFTDVYATVPPLLEQERAALADELREV